CTGGCGCGCGTGTCGGGTCTCTCGTCCAGCGTGGCCCAGAGCATCGTCAGCTACCGCGACATGCAGGGCGCCTTCCCTTCGCGCGCGGCGCTGAAGAAGGTCCCGCGCCTGGGCGACAAGACCTTCGAGCAGGCGGCAGGCTTCCTGCGCGTGATGAACGGCGAGAATCCGCTGGACGCCTCGGCGGTGCACCCGGAATCGTATCCGGTGGTCGAAAAGATCCTGGCCGACATCAAGCGCGACATCAAGACCGTGATCGGCGACGGCTCGCTGGTGAAGACCCTGAACCCGGCCAAGTACGCCGATGAGAAGTTCGGCGTACCGACCGTCAGCGACATCCTGAAGGAACTGGAAAAGCCGGGCCGCGACCCGCGTCCGGAATTCACCACCGCCACCTTCAAGGAGGGCGTGGAAGAGATCTCGGACCTGCGCCCGGACATGATCCTGGAAGGCGTGGTCACCAACGTCGCCGCCTTCGGCGCCTTCGTCGACATCGGCGTGCACCAGGACGGCCTGGTGCATATCTCGGCGCTGTCGAATACCTTCGTCAAGGATCCGCACACGGTGGTGAAGGCCGGCCAGGTGGTGAAAGTAAAAGTGCTGGAAGTCGACGTCAAGCGCAAGCGCATCGCCCTGACCATGCGCCTGTCCGACAGCGCACCGCAGCCGGGCTCGCAACCCCAGCAGCGCGGCGACCGCGACGACCGCAAGCGCCTCGGCCAGCACCAGCAGCGCCAGGAACGCTCGGCGGCGCCAAGCGGCGGGGCGATGGCGGCGGCGTTTGCCAAGCTGAAGCGTTAACACCGTCGTCCCCGCCTTCGCGGGGACGACGGCCTGCTCACGTTCGGCTTTTCTTATAAAATGCCGTCATCCACCTAATTTCTCACCGAAGGCAGAACCAAATGAGCGACGTACAAAACTGGATCAAAGAGACCGTGACCAAGACCCCGGTCGTGCTGTTCATGAAGGGCACCGCCCAGTTCCCGCAATGCGGCTTTTCCGGCCGTGCGATCCAAATCCTGAAGGCTTGCGGCGTCGACAACATCGCCACCGTGAACGTGCTGGAAGATGCGGAAGTTCGCCAGGGCATCAAGGAATTCTCGAACTGGCCGACCATCCCGCAGCTGTATGTGAACGGCGAATTCGTCGGCGGCTCGGACATCATGACCGAAATGTACGAGTCCGGCGAACTGCAAGCCCTGATCACCAAGCAGCAGAATGGCTGACCAAAGGCCGCGCCGGATCGTCGTCGCCATCACCGGCGCGACCGGCGCGGTCTACGGCGTGCGGCTGCTCGAGCGGCTGCGCGACTGTCCCGGCGTCGAGACCCACCTGGTCATTTCCGACGCCGCTTCCCTCACCCTGCACCAGGAAGTCGGCCTGCAACGGCGCGACGTGGAAGCCCTCGCCCACGTGGTGCACAAGAACCGCGAGATCGGCGCCTCGATCGCCAGCGGCTCGTTCCAGACCGACGGCATGGTGATCGCTCCCTGTTCGATGAAGACCCTGGCCGCAGTCGCGCATGGACTGTCCGACAACCTGATCGCGCGCGCGGCCGATGTGTTCCTGAAAGAACGCCGCCGCCTGGTGCTGATGGTGCGCGAGACGCCGTTCAACCTGGCGCACCTGCGCAATATGACGGCCGTCACCGAAATGGGCGGCATCGTGTTCCCGCCATTGCCGAGCTTCTACAACAAGCCGGGCAGCATCGCCGAGATGGTCGACCACACGGTTGCCCGCGTCATCGACCTGTTGGGGATCGACAATGACCTGGCGCCGCGCTGGGGCGGCATGAAAGACGGACCGGCCTAGCGCCGCTCGCCGTAGCCCTCCTGCTCTGCCTTTCTTGCTTCTCTTGCGTCTTCGATTTTCCTGCGCTGCTCGTTACGCTTGCGCATGATTTCTGCGTGTTGCGTCGCCGTCATCGGCGGCGCAGTCATGAGATCTTTCAACTGCGCGGTGTTGCTGTAGTTATTAATCATGAGGGCACTGCATCCTTATATGACCGATAACGCTGGCGGGCGCCAGTAGCGTAGTAGATTATGCGCGAGACTCGGCCATTTGTGCTGTCCCGTTGAAGAAAAATTGCAGTCAGGAATAAACGCAGAACGGCCCGGCCGGGAAAACCCCGGGCGGGCCGTTCTGTTCTGGTAAGCCGGCGCTTACTTCGGCTGGTGATTCATGCGCACCAGCATGCGGATGAACTCGCGCGCCAGCTGCTTGTGGTGTTCGTCCAGGCGCTGCAGGTCGGCGATCAGCTTGACGTCGGCCGATTCGAAACGCGCCGAGGCGTCGCCGGCTTCGCCATTGACCGGGACGGCTTCGGTACCGCCGAAACGCAGCCAGTCGGCCGGCACACCCAGCCATTGGGCGATCATGCGCAGCTTTTCCTGCGTCGGGATGGCTTCGCCGACCAGCCATTTGCGGGCAGCGTGGACCGTGATCGGCCGGCCTTCGAAACGAATGTTAAATTCGCGCGCCAGCCGGGTCGGGCTGTCGGGCGAGTAATGGGCGTTCTTCAGGGCTTGCTGCAAGCGCTCGCTGAAGCTTTCCCGCTCGTTGGTCGAATTCATCGGTGGTACTAGTGGTTCATGCAGGGCTGTCATGGTTTCTCCATGGTTCAGACCTTATGTAACAGCTGGAAAGTCTGAAAGTAACAAACATGTGAGTATTGACCGATTCTCACAGTGCTGTCCAGCAATTCCGGTGCTTTTGGCGAAGAGAATAGGTAAGTGTTAAAAATATCCTACAGGAAAAAGAAAACGTTTGCTTGTTCTCGTTCAGGCGTGCAAACGAAAACAGGCAAGCTCTTCGCTTGCCTGTTTATGCGGAACGTGTGAGGAAGTGCGGAAATCAGGCCAGTTGAAAGCGGATCACCCCGTCGGCGCCGGTTACACGATCGAGGATACCGTCGTACCAGAGCTTGTGCAGGTGGGCCAGCGCCTCGCCGGTCGCAAAGCTGAGCTGGTGAGCGTCGAGCTGGCGGCGGAACATCAGCGGGACAATGTCAACTGCGGAGCGCGGCACGGTGCAGGCCTCGCGCACTTCGTCCAGACGGGCGACATGGTGCGCCTGCAACTGCTGGATCCGCACATGCAGGCCGCGGAACGGCTTGCCGTGCGAGGGCAGCACCAGGGTGTCGTCCGGCAGATCCGCAAACTTGCCGAGCGAGTCGAGATACAGGGCGAGCGGGTTGCCTTCCGGCTCGACCGCGAACACGGACACGTTCGTCGAAATGCGCGGCAGTACCATATCGCCGGAGATCAATATTCTGCCCTCCTCGGCATACAGCGACACATGCTCGGGCGAGTGGCCGAAGCCCGTGATCACGCGCCATTCGCGCCCCCCGATCCTGAGCTTCTCGCCATCCTGCAGCCGGGTATAGCTCGGCGGCACGGCAGGCACCAGGCTCGGATAGTAATTGCGGCGGCCCTGCATCTGCTCGAGCATGGCCGGGTCGACCAGGCCATGGCGCTGGAAATGCGGGATCGCCGACGGTCCGTCCACGCCCGGCAGCGCGGCCGCCATCATGCGCGCGAAGCCGAACTCGGCGGCGCTGGTCCAGAACGGCACCTGGAAACGCTCGCACAGCCAGCCGGACAGGCCGACGTGGTCCGGGTGGCAGTGGGTCGCGAGCACCCGCAACAGCGGACCGTCATCCATCGCGCCCGCGATGACTTGCTCCCAGGCGGCGCGGGTGGCGTCGGTGCCGGCGCCGCAATCGACCAGCGCATACCCTTCCCGTCCCTGGAAAACGTCGTCCAACAGCCACAGGTTGATGTGGTCGAGGGCAAAAGGCAGCGGCATGCGCAGCCAGCGCAGGCCGGGCGCGAGTTCCTGCACCGTGCCGGACGCCGGGATGTCGTCGCCGAAGGGATAGCTGAGTTGGGATTCGAGAAGGTTCATGCGAAGTTCTTTCGTATTGGGACGACGGCGCGCGCTACAATGCATTCAAGATTGATGTTTACGTTGACGTAAACGGAAACCTTGACACCGACTTCGATTCTATGCGATTCCGCTGAATGCTTCCGGACGCCGCTTCTTTTTCGACCTTGCAGGACAATATGGCCACCACCTACACCATCGCCGAACTGGCGCGCGAATTCGACATCACCGCCCGTGCGATCCGCTTCTATGAAGACCAGGGGCTGCTCAGCCCGATGCGCGAGGGCCAGGGCGGCCGCAACCGCGTCTACAGCCCGCGCGACCGCACGCGCCTGAAGCTGACCCTGCGCGGCAAGCGCCTGGGGCTGACCCTGTCGGAGATCAAGAGCATCGTCGACATGTACGAAACGCCGAAGGACACCGTAGCCCAGATCAACCGCTTCCTCGG
This window of the Massilia sp. WG5 genome carries:
- a CDS encoding transcriptional regulator — encoded protein: MNSTNERESFSERLQQALKNAHYSPDSPTRLAREFNIRFEGRPITVHAARKWLVGEAIPTQEKLRMIAQWLGVPADWLRFGGTEAVPVNGEAGDASARFESADVKLIADLQRLDEHHKQLAREFIRMLVRMNHQPK
- a CDS encoding UbiX family flavin prenyltransferase yields the protein MADQRPRRIVVAITGATGAVYGVRLLERLRDCPGVETHLVISDAASLTLHQEVGLQRRDVEALAHVVHKNREIGASIASGSFQTDGMVIAPCSMKTLAAVAHGLSDNLIARAADVFLKERRRLVLMVRETPFNLAHLRNMTAVTEMGGIVFPPLPSFYNKPGSIAEMVDHTVARVIDLLGIDNDLAPRWGGMKDGPA
- the grxD gene encoding Grx4 family monothiol glutaredoxin, with product MSDVQNWIKETVTKTPVVLFMKGTAQFPQCGFSGRAIQILKACGVDNIATVNVLEDAEVRQGIKEFSNWPTIPQLYVNGEFVGGSDIMTEMYESGELQALITKQQNG
- a CDS encoding MBL fold metallo-hydrolase, which translates into the protein MNLLESQLSYPFGDDIPASGTVQELAPGLRWLRMPLPFALDHINLWLLDDVFQGREGYALVDCGAGTDATRAAWEQVIAGAMDDGPLLRVLATHCHPDHVGLSGWLCERFQVPFWTSAAEFGFARMMAAALPGVDGPSAIPHFQRHGLVDPAMLEQMQGRRNYYPSLVPAVPPSYTRLQDGEKLRIGGREWRVITGFGHSPEHVSLYAEEGRILISGDMVLPRISTNVSVFAVEPEGNPLALYLDSLGKFADLPDDTLVLPSHGKPFRGLHVRIQQLQAHHVARLDEVREACTVPRSAVDIVPLMFRRQLDAHQLSFATGEALAHLHKLWYDGILDRVTGADGVIRFQLA
- a CDS encoding MerR family DNA-binding transcriptional regulator encodes the protein MATTYTIAELAREFDITARAIRFYEDQGLLSPMREGQGGRNRVYSPRDRTRLKLTLRGKRLGLTLSEIKSIVDMYETPKDTVAQINRFLGVLSHQRETLEQQRADIEMSLAEIAVHEDECRRLLAEAGENGNVPSQERDAA